The stretch of DNA GCCGGCGATGGCGGTCTCGAGCGCGCGGATCCCCCACGCTTTCACCTTGTCGAGGTAGATATTGAAGCAGGGCTCGTCGAACTGGATCACGTCGGCCCCCGCCGCCGCCAGATCGCGCGCCTCCGCGTTCAGAAGCGCGGCGAAGCGCATCGCGAGGCCCTCCTCGTCGCCGCGGTAGTGCTCGTCCAGCGTGCTGTCCACGATGGTCATGGGACCGGGCAGGGTGACCTTCAGCGCGCGGCGAGTGTGGCGTTTCGCGAATGCCAGCGCGGGACCCATGACGGGCCCTCTGCGCGTGACCTCGCCGACGATCCGCGCCACGTCCTGCTCGGCGACGTACTTGCCCCCACGGGTCCGCTTCCTCCCGAGCTGTTCCGTGTCAACGCCGGTCAAGCCATCGAGGAAGCCCCAGATGTAGTGCCGGCGCCGCTGCTCGCCATCGGAGACGATATCCACGCCGGCATCTTCCTGGTCGAATATCGCCAGGCGGACGGCGTCGTCCTGGGCCTCGCCGAGCCGATCGGCTGGCGGCAGCCACGGGGCGAAGAGCT from Candidatus Methylomirabilota bacterium encodes:
- a CDS encoding methionine synthase (catalyzes the formation of tetrahydropteroyl-L-glutamate and methionine from L-homocysteine and 5-methyltetrahydropteroyltri-L-glutamate), giving the protein MLKTTLAGSLPKPAWLADPGHQLFAPWLPPADRLGEAQDDAVRLAIFDQEDAGVDIVSDGEQRRRHYIWGFLDGLTGVDTEQLGRKRTRGGKYVAEQDVARIVGEVTRRGPVMGPALAFAKRHTRRALKVTLPGPMTIVDSTLDEHYRGDEEGLAMRFAALLNAEARDLAAAGADVIQFDEPCFNIYLDKVKAWGIRALETAIAGVTCTTAIHICYSYGIPRVLAWKRQNTEWGQYAVTLPLLSKTRIDQISLECAASGVDMAVLAEAGGKDVLLGVIDVGTEEIESPALVAERIRKALPYVDPGRLFPCTDCGLVPRTRPVARAKLRALVEGAQLVRRELGA